In Malaclemys terrapin pileata isolate rMalTer1 chromosome 11, rMalTer1.hap1, whole genome shotgun sequence, a single genomic region encodes these proteins:
- the CNOT9 gene encoding CCR4-NOT transcription complex subunit 9 isoform X1 has protein sequence MYLPVLLSPLKPVPTALAQVDREKIYQWINELSSPETRENALLELSKKRESVPDLAPMLWHSFGTIAALLQEIVNIYPSINPPTLTAHQSNRVCNALALLQCVASHPETRSAFLAAHIPLFLYPFLHTVSKTRPFEYLRLTSLGVIGALVKTDEQEVINFLLTTEIIPLCLRIMESGSELSKTVATFILQKILLDDTGLAYICQTYERFSHVAMILGKMVLQLSKEPSARLLKHVVRCYLRLSDNPRCRAREALRQCLPDQLKDTTFAQVLKDDTTTKRWLAQLVKNLQEGQVTDPRGIPLPPQ, from the exons ATGTACTTACCCGTTTTATTGTCTCCCCTCAAGCCTGTGCCGACAGCACTGGCTCAGGTGGATAGAGAGAAGATCTATCAGTGGATTAATGAGCTGTCCAGCCCTGAGACCCGCGAGAATGCCTTGCTGGAGCTGAGTAAGAAGCGTGAATCAGTCCCTGACCTGGCCCCAATGCTATGGCACTCATTTGGCACAATCGCAGCTCTTCTGCAG GAAATTGTAAATATTTATCCATCAATCAACCCGCCAACCCTGACAGCCCATCAGTCTAACCGAGTCTGCAATGCTCTGGCACTCCTGCAGTGCGTTGCGTCGCATCCGGAAACCAG GTCAGCCTTCCTTGCAGCTCACATCCCTCTCTTCTTGTACCCCTTCTTGCACACAGTTAGCAAGACTCGTCCATTTGAATACCTGCGGCTTACCAGCCTTGGAGTGATTG GGGCCCTGGTGAAGACGGATGAGCAAGAAGTGATAAACTTTTTGTTGACAACAGAAATTATCCCCCTCTGCTTGCGCATCATGGAGTCTGGCAGCGAACTTTCCAAGACG GTTGCTACGTTTATTCTACAGAAGATCCTCCTGGATGATACAGGATTGGCGTATATCTGCCAGACTTATGAGCGGTTTTCTCATGTCGCCATGATATTG GGTAAGATGGTCCTTCAGCTCTCCAAGGAGCCGTCAGCAAGGCTGTTGAAACACGTGGTCCGCTGCTACCTTCGCCTTTCCGATAACCCAA GATGTAGGGCACGAGAGGCTCTCAGACAGTGCCTTCCTGACCAGCTGAAGGACACCACCTTCGCCCAGGTGCTGAAGGacgacaccaccaccaagcgctGGCTGGCACAGCTCGTCAAGAACCTGCAGGAGGGTCAGGTCACCGACCCCAGGggcatccccctgcccccgcaaTGA
- the CNOT9 gene encoding CCR4-NOT transcription complex subunit 9 isoform X2: MHSLATAAPVPTALAQVDREKIYQWINELSSPETRENALLELSKKRESVPDLAPMLWHSFGTIAALLQEIVNIYPSINPPTLTAHQSNRVCNALALLQCVASHPETRSAFLAAHIPLFLYPFLHTVSKTRPFEYLRLTSLGVIGALVKTDEQEVINFLLTTEIIPLCLRIMESGSELSKTVATFILQKILLDDTGLAYICQTYERFSHVAMILGKMVLQLSKEPSARLLKHVVRCYLRLSDNPRAREALRQCLPDQLKDTTFAQVLKDDTTTKRWLAQLVKNLQEGQVTDPRGIPLPPQ, encoded by the exons ATGCACAGCCTGGCCACGGCCGCG CCTGTGCCGACAGCACTGGCTCAGGTGGATAGAGAGAAGATCTATCAGTGGATTAATGAGCTGTCCAGCCCTGAGACCCGCGAGAATGCCTTGCTGGAGCTGAGTAAGAAGCGTGAATCAGTCCCTGACCTGGCCCCAATGCTATGGCACTCATTTGGCACAATCGCAGCTCTTCTGCAG GAAATTGTAAATATTTATCCATCAATCAACCCGCCAACCCTGACAGCCCATCAGTCTAACCGAGTCTGCAATGCTCTGGCACTCCTGCAGTGCGTTGCGTCGCATCCGGAAACCAG GTCAGCCTTCCTTGCAGCTCACATCCCTCTCTTCTTGTACCCCTTCTTGCACACAGTTAGCAAGACTCGTCCATTTGAATACCTGCGGCTTACCAGCCTTGGAGTGATTG GGGCCCTGGTGAAGACGGATGAGCAAGAAGTGATAAACTTTTTGTTGACAACAGAAATTATCCCCCTCTGCTTGCGCATCATGGAGTCTGGCAGCGAACTTTCCAAGACG GTTGCTACGTTTATTCTACAGAAGATCCTCCTGGATGATACAGGATTGGCGTATATCTGCCAGACTTATGAGCGGTTTTCTCATGTCGCCATGATATTG GGTAAGATGGTCCTTCAGCTCTCCAAGGAGCCGTCAGCAAGGCTGTTGAAACACGTGGTCCGCTGCTACCTTCGCCTTTCCGATAACCCAAG GGCACGAGAGGCTCTCAGACAGTGCCTTCCTGACCAGCTGAAGGACACCACCTTCGCCCAGGTGCTGAAGGacgacaccaccaccaagcgctGGCTGGCACAGCTCGTCAAGAACCTGCAGGAGGGTCAGGTCACCGACCCCAGGggcatccccctgcccccgcaaTGA